The Mytilus galloprovincialis chromosome 2, xbMytGall1.hap1.1, whole genome shotgun sequence genome has a window encoding:
- the LOC143063452 gene encoding peptidyl-prolyl cis-trans isomerase-like 3 — MSVTLHTDLGDIKIELFCESCPVTCENFLALCASDYYNGCIFHRNIKGFMLQTGDPTGTGKGGNSIWGQKFEDELRDNLKHNVRGVVSMANNGPDSNGSQFFFSYAKQPHLDMKYTVFGKVIDGFDTLDEFEKQPVDEKTYKPLNESRIQDITVHANPIAG; from the exons TCTGTGACTCTTCACACTGATCTTGGAGACATAAAGATTGAATTGTTCTGTGAGAGTTGTCCAGTCACATGTGAG AATTTTTTAGCATTATGTGCAAGTGATTACTACAATGGCTGCATATTCCACAGAAATATTAAAGGATTCATGTTACAGACTGGCGATCCAACAG gAACAGGTAAAGGTGGCAACAGTATATGGGGCCAGAAATTTGAAGATGAACTCAGAGATAATCTAAAA cacaatgtgagaggagtagtttccatggcaaatAATGGTCCAGATTCTAATGGTTCACAGTTTTTTTTCTCATATGCAAAACAGCCACATCTAGATATGAAGTATACAGTATTTGGAAA AGTAATTGATGGTTTTGACACGTTGGATGAGTTTGAAAAGCAACCAGTAGATGAAAAGACATACAAACCTTTAAATGAGAGTAGAATTCAGGATATTACTGTACATGCTAACCCTATAGCAGGATGA